In the genome of Drosophila yakuba strain Tai18E2 chromosome 3R, Prin_Dyak_Tai18E2_2.1, whole genome shotgun sequence, one region contains:
- the LOC6537071 gene encoding box A-binding factor isoform X1: MKMWTESNVNSAMGLQATAATKRKHELTFDSKDANTTYTGNCAPPPVKANKWAVSNNNYLESLEEQQQQQQQQSPSEPAVESNNNHIVLEANMDALKPTEPSISNGHEVTTAVAALKSQAEVPLPPTASAAIPEDSIARLEVVTSAVPCQPWTSNASTTPSAVAGPAGSAEPVDCISKLQAVAVPSDPWGSIATRSTLATTLLSADELDDDDDDFEDDYEEEESIIPTYCPMRYHPFVPHPHPHPHQLPSHPHQQQPQQLTQQQPHPQQQQLAQQQQQHPQQQRSYAPGYGSRQPNYYSEPFPQQNCSRTGGPQHMTQSPPTPQQARGFAPPQWATAGSSPANPSAGAQQFYEASSGGAYAPPAAPQQTIRCAENGKSYLDLGCSSGASGNAGGSPISPPPSSAPVVPFAGLPLHGLPLKRCCDGRPGGWCSANRSCYKDTRLKIRNLSMFKLSRFRQVSEQSLYRSVLICNTLKRIDREIEAEAKELHQAAQQHHQQAAAAAAAAAAAAAQAAQYHPAYQQQQQSPPAPLHPHPQQQMDYAPVLNCARLANMDHYQQLSFQPQHQQQQQPSQPHGYHERLESQPAYRGVAAGAGSFTTQPNCDTSAAASSSNTSGNSNNSSATAASSNSSLHPYDHYPFRESQSGRATPFPACPTTTAAAAAASAAAAAASGGAATTLSSNISSSPASSSTSSNTTSSTVMSSSSGNTVSSNGTAPIAPTTSSNNCDTSDSGYADDDSTRSINWSSVLSLSSQSALDPLNNNDLFSILPSTTTPTAVPVSVPASSSSSSSGSTLAFSGSFTTVQASGGSSSSCGSSSTTATFTTLSTISSATHSLTSSYVSSISSNVSAGANTWEYGFLDMEFGLGSEFTELVPSCKLSSEDLFKSGLGGQVVTASRLHDNELEQPAHIMVGS, encoded by the coding sequence GTGAATTCCGCGATGGGTCTTCAAGCAACAGCCGCCACCAAGCGGAAGCATGAGCTGACCTTCGACAGCAAGGATGCCAACACCACCTACACGGGCAACTGTGCCCCACCCCCCGTCAAGGCCAACAAGTGGGCcgtcagcaacaacaactacctGGAGTCGCTcgaggagcagcaacagcagcagcagcagcaatcgccATCGGAGCCAGCTGTTGAGtccaacaacaaccacattGTTTTAGAAGCAAACATGGATGCGTTAAAGCCAACGGAGCCAAGTATTAGCAATGGTCATGAAGTTACTACCGCCGTCGCAGCCCTTAAAAGCCAAGCGGAGGTGCCACTCCCGCCGACAGCGAGTGCGGCGATACCAGAGGACAGTATCGCTAGACTAGAGGTGGTCACCTCAGCCGTTCCTTGTCAGCCCTGGACGAGCAATGCGTCCACGACTCCATCGGCGGTGGCAGGACCCGCTGGATCCGCTGAACCAGTGGACTGCATCTCCAAGCTGCAGGCGGTCGCGGTGCCCAGTGATCCTTGGGGCAGCATTGCCACCCGCTCCACGCTGGCCACTACTCTGCTCAGCGCCGATGAGCtggatgacgatgatgatgattttgagGACGACtatgaggaggaggagagcaTCATACCCACCTACTGTCCCATGCGCTATCATCCCTTTGTGCCGCATCCGCACCCTCATCCGCACCAGCTGCCGTCCCAtccccaccagcagcagccgcagcagctcacccaacaacaaccacatccccagcagcagcaactcgcccagcagcagcaacaacatccgcagcagcagagAAGCTATGCCCCCGGATATGGGAGCAGGCAACCCAACTACTATTCGGAGCCTTTCCCGCAGCAGAATTGCTCGCGGACCGGAGGACCGCAGCACATGACGCAATCACCGCCGACACCGCAGCAGGCGCGTGGTTTTGCTCCACCCCAGTGGGCGACGGCGGGAAGCAGTCCAGCCAATCCCTCAGCGGGAGCCCAACAGTTCTACGAGGCGAGCAGCGGTGGTGCCTATGCCCCGCCAGCGGCGCCCCAGCAAACGATTCGTTGTGCAGAGAACGGCAAATCCTATCTAGACTTGGGCTGCAGCAGTGGCGCATCCGGCAACGCTGGAGGATCGCCCATTAGTCCGCCGCCCTCATCGGCACCTGTTGTTCCGTTCGCCGGCTTGCCGCTCCATGGCTTGCCGCTCAAGCGGTGCTGTGATGGACGACCCGGTGGCTGGTGCAGTGCCAACAGGAGTTGCTACAAGGACACGCGCCTGAAGATACGCAATCTGTCCATGTTCAAACTGTCCCGTTTCCGGCAGGTTTCCGAGCAGTCGCTATACCGCTCGGTGCTCATTTGTAACACGCTGAAGCGCATTGATCGGGAGATCGAAGCCGAGGCCAAGGAGCTGCACCAGGCGGCgcaacagcaccaccaacaggcggcagcagcggcagccgcagcagcagcagcggcggctCAAGCGGCTCAGTACCATCCAGCctaccagcagcaacagcaatccCCGCCAGCACCactgcatccgcatccgcagcagcagatgGACTATGCGCCCGTGTTGAACTGTGCCCGTTTGGCAAACATGGATCACTACCAGCAACTCAGTTTCCAGccccagcaccagcaacaacagcagcctTCGCAACCACATGGCTACCACGAGCGTCTGGAGAGCCAGCCCGCCTacaggggcgtggcagcgggTGCGGGCAGCTTCACTACGCAGCCGAACTGTGATACATCAGCGGCAGCAAGTAGCAGCAATaccagcggcaacagcaacaactccTCAGCGACAGCGGCGAGCAGCAACAGTAGTTTGCACCCCTACGATCACTATCCCTTTCGGGAGTCGCAATCTGGTCGAGCCACGCCCTTCCCGGCCTGCCCCAccaccacagcagcagcggctgcagcttcggcagcagcagcagcggccaGCGGAGGCGCAGCAACCACCCTgagcagcaacatcagcagttcCCCCGCATCAAGCAGCACTAGCAGCAACACCACTTCCTCAACGGTGATGAGCAGCAGTAGCGGGAATACTGTGAGCAGCAATGGCACCGCGCCAATTGCCCctaccaccagcagcaacaactgcgaTACTAGCGATTCGGGCTATGCGGACGACGACTCTACGCGATCCATCAACTGGAGTTCGGTGCTGAGCCTGAGTTCGCAATCGGCGCTGGATCCGCTGAACAACAACGATTTATTCAGCATACTTCCGTCGACGACCACACCCACAGCGGTGCCAGTTTCAGTGCCAGCCAGCAGTTCCAGTTCCTCCTCGGGATCCACGCTGGCATTCAGCGGGAGCTTCACCACCGTGCAAGCGAGCGGCGGCAGTAGCAGTTCCTGCGGGAGCAGCTCCACCACCGCCACATTCACCACCCTGTCCACCATTTCCTCGGCCACCCACTCTCTGACATCGTCGTATGTAAGCAGCATCAGCTCTAATGTGTCGGCGGGAGCCAATACCTGGGAGTACGGATTCCTGGACATGGAGTTCGGACTGGGGTCGGAGTTCACGGAGCTGGTGCCGAGCTGTAAGCTCAGCTCGGAGGATCTCTTCAAGAGCGGACTGGGCGGTCAGGTTGTGACCGCCTCCCGCCTGCACGACAACGAACTGGAGCAGCCGGCCCACATCATGGTTGGCAGTTAG
- the LOC6537071 gene encoding box A-binding factor isoform X2, with product MCTEVNSAMGLQATAATKRKHELTFDSKDANTTYTGNCAPPPVKANKWAVSNNNYLESLEEQQQQQQQQSPSEPAVESNNNHIVLEANMDALKPTEPSISNGHEVTTAVAALKSQAEVPLPPTASAAIPEDSIARLEVVTSAVPCQPWTSNASTTPSAVAGPAGSAEPVDCISKLQAVAVPSDPWGSIATRSTLATTLLSADELDDDDDDFEDDYEEEESIIPTYCPMRYHPFVPHPHPHPHQLPSHPHQQQPQQLTQQQPHPQQQQLAQQQQQHPQQQRSYAPGYGSRQPNYYSEPFPQQNCSRTGGPQHMTQSPPTPQQARGFAPPQWATAGSSPANPSAGAQQFYEASSGGAYAPPAAPQQTIRCAENGKSYLDLGCSSGASGNAGGSPISPPPSSAPVVPFAGLPLHGLPLKRCCDGRPGGWCSANRSCYKDTRLKIRNLSMFKLSRFRQVSEQSLYRSVLICNTLKRIDREIEAEAKELHQAAQQHHQQAAAAAAAAAAAAAQAAQYHPAYQQQQQSPPAPLHPHPQQQMDYAPVLNCARLANMDHYQQLSFQPQHQQQQQPSQPHGYHERLESQPAYRGVAAGAGSFTTQPNCDTSAAASSSNTSGNSNNSSATAASSNSSLHPYDHYPFRESQSGRATPFPACPTTTAAAAAASAAAAAASGGAATTLSSNISSSPASSSTSSNTTSSTVMSSSSGNTVSSNGTAPIAPTTSSNNCDTSDSGYADDDSTRSINWSSVLSLSSQSALDPLNNNDLFSILPSTTTPTAVPVSVPASSSSSSSGSTLAFSGSFTTVQASGGSSSSCGSSSTTATFTTLSTISSATHSLTSSYVSSISSNVSAGANTWEYGFLDMEFGLGSEFTELVPSCKLSSEDLFKSGLGGQVVTASRLHDNELEQPAHIMVGS from the coding sequence GTGAATTCCGCGATGGGTCTTCAAGCAACAGCCGCCACCAAGCGGAAGCATGAGCTGACCTTCGACAGCAAGGATGCCAACACCACCTACACGGGCAACTGTGCCCCACCCCCCGTCAAGGCCAACAAGTGGGCcgtcagcaacaacaactacctGGAGTCGCTcgaggagcagcaacagcagcagcagcagcaatcgccATCGGAGCCAGCTGTTGAGtccaacaacaaccacattGTTTTAGAAGCAAACATGGATGCGTTAAAGCCAACGGAGCCAAGTATTAGCAATGGTCATGAAGTTACTACCGCCGTCGCAGCCCTTAAAAGCCAAGCGGAGGTGCCACTCCCGCCGACAGCGAGTGCGGCGATACCAGAGGACAGTATCGCTAGACTAGAGGTGGTCACCTCAGCCGTTCCTTGTCAGCCCTGGACGAGCAATGCGTCCACGACTCCATCGGCGGTGGCAGGACCCGCTGGATCCGCTGAACCAGTGGACTGCATCTCCAAGCTGCAGGCGGTCGCGGTGCCCAGTGATCCTTGGGGCAGCATTGCCACCCGCTCCACGCTGGCCACTACTCTGCTCAGCGCCGATGAGCtggatgacgatgatgatgattttgagGACGACtatgaggaggaggagagcaTCATACCCACCTACTGTCCCATGCGCTATCATCCCTTTGTGCCGCATCCGCACCCTCATCCGCACCAGCTGCCGTCCCAtccccaccagcagcagccgcagcagctcacccaacaacaaccacatccccagcagcagcaactcgcccagcagcagcaacaacatccgcagcagcagagAAGCTATGCCCCCGGATATGGGAGCAGGCAACCCAACTACTATTCGGAGCCTTTCCCGCAGCAGAATTGCTCGCGGACCGGAGGACCGCAGCACATGACGCAATCACCGCCGACACCGCAGCAGGCGCGTGGTTTTGCTCCACCCCAGTGGGCGACGGCGGGAAGCAGTCCAGCCAATCCCTCAGCGGGAGCCCAACAGTTCTACGAGGCGAGCAGCGGTGGTGCCTATGCCCCGCCAGCGGCGCCCCAGCAAACGATTCGTTGTGCAGAGAACGGCAAATCCTATCTAGACTTGGGCTGCAGCAGTGGCGCATCCGGCAACGCTGGAGGATCGCCCATTAGTCCGCCGCCCTCATCGGCACCTGTTGTTCCGTTCGCCGGCTTGCCGCTCCATGGCTTGCCGCTCAAGCGGTGCTGTGATGGACGACCCGGTGGCTGGTGCAGTGCCAACAGGAGTTGCTACAAGGACACGCGCCTGAAGATACGCAATCTGTCCATGTTCAAACTGTCCCGTTTCCGGCAGGTTTCCGAGCAGTCGCTATACCGCTCGGTGCTCATTTGTAACACGCTGAAGCGCATTGATCGGGAGATCGAAGCCGAGGCCAAGGAGCTGCACCAGGCGGCgcaacagcaccaccaacaggcggcagcagcggcagccgcagcagcagcagcggcggctCAAGCGGCTCAGTACCATCCAGCctaccagcagcaacagcaatccCCGCCAGCACCactgcatccgcatccgcagcagcagatgGACTATGCGCCCGTGTTGAACTGTGCCCGTTTGGCAAACATGGATCACTACCAGCAACTCAGTTTCCAGccccagcaccagcaacaacagcagcctTCGCAACCACATGGCTACCACGAGCGTCTGGAGAGCCAGCCCGCCTacaggggcgtggcagcgggTGCGGGCAGCTTCACTACGCAGCCGAACTGTGATACATCAGCGGCAGCAAGTAGCAGCAATaccagcggcaacagcaacaactccTCAGCGACAGCGGCGAGCAGCAACAGTAGTTTGCACCCCTACGATCACTATCCCTTTCGGGAGTCGCAATCTGGTCGAGCCACGCCCTTCCCGGCCTGCCCCAccaccacagcagcagcggctgcagcttcggcagcagcagcagcggccaGCGGAGGCGCAGCAACCACCCTgagcagcaacatcagcagttcCCCCGCATCAAGCAGCACTAGCAGCAACACCACTTCCTCAACGGTGATGAGCAGCAGTAGCGGGAATACTGTGAGCAGCAATGGCACCGCGCCAATTGCCCctaccaccagcagcaacaactgcgaTACTAGCGATTCGGGCTATGCGGACGACGACTCTACGCGATCCATCAACTGGAGTTCGGTGCTGAGCCTGAGTTCGCAATCGGCGCTGGATCCGCTGAACAACAACGATTTATTCAGCATACTTCCGTCGACGACCACACCCACAGCGGTGCCAGTTTCAGTGCCAGCCAGCAGTTCCAGTTCCTCCTCGGGATCCACGCTGGCATTCAGCGGGAGCTTCACCACCGTGCAAGCGAGCGGCGGCAGTAGCAGTTCCTGCGGGAGCAGCTCCACCACCGCCACATTCACCACCCTGTCCACCATTTCCTCGGCCACCCACTCTCTGACATCGTCGTATGTAAGCAGCATCAGCTCTAATGTGTCGGCGGGAGCCAATACCTGGGAGTACGGATTCCTGGACATGGAGTTCGGACTGGGGTCGGAGTTCACGGAGCTGGTGCCGAGCTGTAAGCTCAGCTCGGAGGATCTCTTCAAGAGCGGACTGGGCGGTCAGGTTGTGACCGCCTCCCGCCTGCACGACAACGAACTGGAGCAGCCGGCCCACATCATGGTTGGCAGTTAG
- the LOC6537071 gene encoding box A-binding factor isoform X3 — protein MGNVSVNSAMGLQATAATKRKHELTFDSKDANTTYTGNCAPPPVKANKWAVSNNNYLESLEEQQQQQQQQSPSEPAVESNNNHIVLEANMDALKPTEPSISNGHEVTTAVAALKSQAEVPLPPTASAAIPEDSIARLEVVTSAVPCQPWTSNASTTPSAVAGPAGSAEPVDCISKLQAVAVPSDPWGSIATRSTLATTLLSADELDDDDDDFEDDYEEEESIIPTYCPMRYHPFVPHPHPHPHQLPSHPHQQQPQQLTQQQPHPQQQQLAQQQQQHPQQQRSYAPGYGSRQPNYYSEPFPQQNCSRTGGPQHMTQSPPTPQQARGFAPPQWATAGSSPANPSAGAQQFYEASSGGAYAPPAAPQQTIRCAENGKSYLDLGCSSGASGNAGGSPISPPPSSAPVVPFAGLPLHGLPLKRCCDGRPGGWCSANRSCYKDTRLKIRNLSMFKLSRFRQVSEQSLYRSVLICNTLKRIDREIEAEAKELHQAAQQHHQQAAAAAAAAAAAAAQAAQYHPAYQQQQQSPPAPLHPHPQQQMDYAPVLNCARLANMDHYQQLSFQPQHQQQQQPSQPHGYHERLESQPAYRGVAAGAGSFTTQPNCDTSAAASSSNTSGNSNNSSATAASSNSSLHPYDHYPFRESQSGRATPFPACPTTTAAAAAASAAAAAASGGAATTLSSNISSSPASSSTSSNTTSSTVMSSSSGNTVSSNGTAPIAPTTSSNNCDTSDSGYADDDSTRSINWSSVLSLSSQSALDPLNNNDLFSILPSTTTPTAVPVSVPASSSSSSSGSTLAFSGSFTTVQASGGSSSSCGSSSTTATFTTLSTISSATHSLTSSYVSSISSNVSAGANTWEYGFLDMEFGLGSEFTELVPSCKLSSEDLFKSGLGGQVVTASRLHDNELEQPAHIMVGS, from the exons ATGGGGAATGTCTCG GTGAATTCCGCGATGGGTCTTCAAGCAACAGCCGCCACCAAGCGGAAGCATGAGCTGACCTTCGACAGCAAGGATGCCAACACCACCTACACGGGCAACTGTGCCCCACCCCCCGTCAAGGCCAACAAGTGGGCcgtcagcaacaacaactacctGGAGTCGCTcgaggagcagcaacagcagcagcagcagcaatcgccATCGGAGCCAGCTGTTGAGtccaacaacaaccacattGTTTTAGAAGCAAACATGGATGCGTTAAAGCCAACGGAGCCAAGTATTAGCAATGGTCATGAAGTTACTACCGCCGTCGCAGCCCTTAAAAGCCAAGCGGAGGTGCCACTCCCGCCGACAGCGAGTGCGGCGATACCAGAGGACAGTATCGCTAGACTAGAGGTGGTCACCTCAGCCGTTCCTTGTCAGCCCTGGACGAGCAATGCGTCCACGACTCCATCGGCGGTGGCAGGACCCGCTGGATCCGCTGAACCAGTGGACTGCATCTCCAAGCTGCAGGCGGTCGCGGTGCCCAGTGATCCTTGGGGCAGCATTGCCACCCGCTCCACGCTGGCCACTACTCTGCTCAGCGCCGATGAGCtggatgacgatgatgatgattttgagGACGACtatgaggaggaggagagcaTCATACCCACCTACTGTCCCATGCGCTATCATCCCTTTGTGCCGCATCCGCACCCTCATCCGCACCAGCTGCCGTCCCAtccccaccagcagcagccgcagcagctcacccaacaacaaccacatccccagcagcagcaactcgcccagcagcagcaacaacatccgcagcagcagagAAGCTATGCCCCCGGATATGGGAGCAGGCAACCCAACTACTATTCGGAGCCTTTCCCGCAGCAGAATTGCTCGCGGACCGGAGGACCGCAGCACATGACGCAATCACCGCCGACACCGCAGCAGGCGCGTGGTTTTGCTCCACCCCAGTGGGCGACGGCGGGAAGCAGTCCAGCCAATCCCTCAGCGGGAGCCCAACAGTTCTACGAGGCGAGCAGCGGTGGTGCCTATGCCCCGCCAGCGGCGCCCCAGCAAACGATTCGTTGTGCAGAGAACGGCAAATCCTATCTAGACTTGGGCTGCAGCAGTGGCGCATCCGGCAACGCTGGAGGATCGCCCATTAGTCCGCCGCCCTCATCGGCACCTGTTGTTCCGTTCGCCGGCTTGCCGCTCCATGGCTTGCCGCTCAAGCGGTGCTGTGATGGACGACCCGGTGGCTGGTGCAGTGCCAACAGGAGTTGCTACAAGGACACGCGCCTGAAGATACGCAATCTGTCCATGTTCAAACTGTCCCGTTTCCGGCAGGTTTCCGAGCAGTCGCTATACCGCTCGGTGCTCATTTGTAACACGCTGAAGCGCATTGATCGGGAGATCGAAGCCGAGGCCAAGGAGCTGCACCAGGCGGCgcaacagcaccaccaacaggcggcagcagcggcagccgcagcagcagcagcggcggctCAAGCGGCTCAGTACCATCCAGCctaccagcagcaacagcaatccCCGCCAGCACCactgcatccgcatccgcagcagcagatgGACTATGCGCCCGTGTTGAACTGTGCCCGTTTGGCAAACATGGATCACTACCAGCAACTCAGTTTCCAGccccagcaccagcaacaacagcagcctTCGCAACCACATGGCTACCACGAGCGTCTGGAGAGCCAGCCCGCCTacaggggcgtggcagcgggTGCGGGCAGCTTCACTACGCAGCCGAACTGTGATACATCAGCGGCAGCAAGTAGCAGCAATaccagcggcaacagcaacaactccTCAGCGACAGCGGCGAGCAGCAACAGTAGTTTGCACCCCTACGATCACTATCCCTTTCGGGAGTCGCAATCTGGTCGAGCCACGCCCTTCCCGGCCTGCCCCAccaccacagcagcagcggctgcagcttcggcagcagcagcagcggccaGCGGAGGCGCAGCAACCACCCTgagcagcaacatcagcagttcCCCCGCATCAAGCAGCACTAGCAGCAACACCACTTCCTCAACGGTGATGAGCAGCAGTAGCGGGAATACTGTGAGCAGCAATGGCACCGCGCCAATTGCCCctaccaccagcagcaacaactgcgaTACTAGCGATTCGGGCTATGCGGACGACGACTCTACGCGATCCATCAACTGGAGTTCGGTGCTGAGCCTGAGTTCGCAATCGGCGCTGGATCCGCTGAACAACAACGATTTATTCAGCATACTTCCGTCGACGACCACACCCACAGCGGTGCCAGTTTCAGTGCCAGCCAGCAGTTCCAGTTCCTCCTCGGGATCCACGCTGGCATTCAGCGGGAGCTTCACCACCGTGCAAGCGAGCGGCGGCAGTAGCAGTTCCTGCGGGAGCAGCTCCACCACCGCCACATTCACCACCCTGTCCACCATTTCCTCGGCCACCCACTCTCTGACATCGTCGTATGTAAGCAGCATCAGCTCTAATGTGTCGGCGGGAGCCAATACCTGGGAGTACGGATTCCTGGACATGGAGTTCGGACTGGGGTCGGAGTTCACGGAGCTGGTGCCGAGCTGTAAGCTCAGCTCGGAGGATCTCTTCAAGAGCGGACTGGGCGGTCAGGTTGTGACCGCCTCCCGCCTGCACGACAACGAACTGGAGCAGCCGGCCCACATCATGGTTGGCAGTTAG